In one window of Campylobacter coli DNA:
- a CDS encoding Bax inhibitor-1/YccA family protein yields the protein MSLYDRDYSRSREFENTRSSELGIFIKQTYQLFAASLLAATVGAYVGIYALAAFFIQSQVTFWILFAVEIGLLIALQFKKREAPLNLILLFGFTFCSGLTLTPLLISVLALPAGGVIIAQAFALTTVAFAALSIFAMNTKKDFTLMGKALFIVLIVVVAASLLNIFFQSSLLNLTISAVAAILFSFYILYDTQNIIRGNYETPIEGAVALYLDFVNLFVSLLNILRSFNSR from the coding sequence CTTGGTATTTTTATTAAACAAACCTATCAACTTTTTGCAGCTTCTCTTTTAGCAGCAACTGTTGGTGCATATGTAGGAATTTATGCTTTAGCGGCATTTTTTATACAATCACAAGTAACCTTTTGGATACTTTTTGCTGTCGAAATAGGACTTTTAATTGCTTTGCAATTTAAAAAACGCGAAGCTCCACTGAATTTAATTTTGCTTTTTGGCTTCACTTTTTGTTCGGGCTTAACCCTAACACCCTTACTTATTTCTGTTCTTGCTCTACCAGCAGGCGGAGTAATCATTGCTCAAGCTTTTGCTTTAACAACAGTAGCTTTTGCGGCACTTAGTATTTTTGCTATGAATACCAAAAAAGATTTCACGCTAATGGGTAAAGCTTTATTTATAGTTTTAATCGTGGTTGTAGCAGCTTCCTTGCTTAATATCTTTTTCCAAAGCAGTTTGCTAAATTTAACTATTTCAGCCGTAGCAGCGATTTTATTTTCATTCTATATTCTTTATGATACACAAAATATTATTCGCGGAAACTATGAAACTCCAATTGAAGGTGCTGTAGCACTTTATCTTGACTTTGTAAACCTTTTTGTATCTTTACTTAATATCCTAAGAAGTTTCAATAGCAGATAA
- the secG gene encoding preprotein translocase subunit SecG, with protein sequence MITLLIILQFVIVVIICIAVLLQKSSSIGLGAYSGSNESLFGAKGPAGFLAKFTFIMGILLIANTIGLGYLYNSTSKDSLAEKIKIETNTSIPAAPNAINVPAIPSAPQIPNEVNTSK encoded by the coding sequence ATGATTACTCTTTTAATTATTTTGCAGTTTGTCATCGTTGTTATTATTTGTATAGCTGTTCTACTTCAAAAAAGTTCAAGCATAGGACTTGGAGCTTATAGTGGAAGTAATGAAAGCTTATTTGGAGCAAAAGGACCCGCAGGATTTTTAGCAAAATTTACTTTTATAATGGGAATTTTACTGATTGCTAATACTATTGGTTTGGGATATTTATACAATAGCACAAGTAAAGATTCTTTAGCTGAAAAAATTAAAATCGAAACAAATACGAGTATTCCTGCTGCTCCAAATGCTATAAATGTGCCAGCTATTCCAAGCGCTCCACAAATACCTAATGAAGTAAATACAAGTAAGTAA